In Polyodon spathula isolate WHYD16114869_AA chromosome 11, ASM1765450v1, whole genome shotgun sequence, one genomic interval encodes:
- the smarcal1 gene encoding SWI/SNF-related matrix-associated actin-dependent regulator of chromatin subfamily A-like protein 1, producing MSGSLTAEQQQKIEENRLRALARRAERLAAQQQGAQAGRANPPALLQSTAPVQTPASFPATRPQPPKPASAHPSPGVAQSQLSHPTRLFVQSSNNHNPAGGYFALGRAQENTNGQQKLGSWHSRGQASAHLPVQNQPSHMQGRAAQGFSVQQKADFPSSSGSGIKPTETKAETGKACSGAPASSASRFYSTGVKSPSSGPSSERPPPPGMKDSGQAGTALGKTAVSLVKGKCVMHTEDRFRIEVSYKADLIALFKSMPNRNYDPATKMWNFRLEDYSQLMEEVQRIPSVTLKPLEGMENLDLAAATAVSAKSAPLGALLKLCANWQKPSATTQGRCVLVSRSRFEVEVGFQADVIEAFKQISSKNYDMKTRKWSFLLEDYKGLMEVLCRIPSVEVEPLPRAVVQAFATQFCQTQPNKPEIPEADLSSVDPMLQNGLMQFQREGVNFAVSREGRLLLADDMGLGKTVQAICIAAYYRKDWPLLVVTPSSVRFTWAEAFQRWMPSVKADSINVVVKSKDSLTLGIINIISYDLLSKMDKQLLGTSFKVMIMDESHFLKNTKTARCKAAMPLLKVAKRVILLSGTPAMSRPAELYSQIAMVRPSFFPRFHEFGVRYCDAKQLPWGWDYSGSSNLSELRLLLEESLMLRRLKSDVLSQLPAKQRKVVTVAPDGINAKTKAALAAAAKDMAKGHRNKQQEKEALLVFYNQTAEAKVRAIMEYIMDLLESGKEKFLVFAHHKLVLDSITKELGEKGMSYIRIDGSTPSADRQALCQQFQFSEKSCVAVLSITAANMGLTLSSADLVVFAELFWNPGVLIQAEDRVHRIGQTSSVNIHYLVAKGTADDYLWPMIQEKMNVLEQAGLSETNILENAESASFYCKDPKQRTVLDMFQSSFATEGDDLDEAMLLEAASAWEDPNTGLAFQDSGSNYLESPSKKRCIEDYFGKQ from the exons ATGTCAGGCTCATTgacagcagagcagcagcagaAGATTGAGGAGAACCGTCTGCGAGCTCTGGCCAGGAGAGCAGAGCGGCTTGCTGCCCAACAGCAAGGGGCACAGGCAGGACGGGCCAATCCCCCTGCCCTTCTTCAGAGCACCGCTCCAGTCCAAACTCCAGCTTCATTCCCAGCCACCAGACCTCAGCCACCCAAACCGGCCTCTGCACACCCTAGCCCAGGGGTGGCCCAGTCCCAGCTCTCCCATCCCACAAGGCTCTTTGTGCAGAGCAGCAATAACCACAATCCAGCAGGGGGCTACTTCGCCTTGGGACGAGCGCAGGAAAATACCAATGGACAGCAAAAGCTGGGGTCTTGGCACAGCAGAGGACAAGCTTCTGCACACCTTCCAGTTCAGAACCAG CCTTCCCATATGCAAGGTAGAGCCGCCCAGGGTTTCAGTGTTCAGCAGAAAGCAGATTTCCCCTCCTCGTCTGGCTCAGGAATTAAACCCACAGAAACAAAGGCTGAGACTGGGAAGGCATGTTCGGGAGCCCCTGCCTCATCAGCCAGCAGATTTTACAGTACAGGGGTGAAATCACCCAGCAGCGGCCCCAGCTCGGAAAGGCCCCCTCCTCCTGGCATGAAAGACAGCGGCCAGGCGGGCACCGCACTGGGAAAGACAGCAGTGAGCTTGGTGAAGGGGAAGTGTGTGATGCACACAGAGGACCGATTCAGAATAGAGGTCAGCTACAAAGCCGATCTCAttgctttgtttaaaagcatGCCCAACAGGAACTACG ATCCTGCCACCAAAATGTGGAATTTCCGTCTGGAGGACTACAGCCAGTTGA TGGAGGAGGTGCAGAGGATTCCCTCAGTGACCCTAAAGCCGCTGGAAGGAATGGAGAATCTGGACCTGGCTGCAGCGACGGCTGTCTCTGCTAAAAGTGCCCCTCTGGGTGCCCTGTTGAAGCTGTGTGCCAATTGGCAGAAGCCCAGCGCCACCACACAGGGCCGCTGTGTGCTGGTGTCACGATCGCGCTTCGAGGTAGAGGTGGGCTTCCAGGCTGATGTCATCGAGGCATTCAAACAGATCAGCTCCAAGAACTATG ACATGAAGACCAGGAAGTGGAGCTTTCTGCTTGAGGATTACAAGGGGCTAA TGGAGGTGCTGTGTAGGATACCCTCAGTGGAGGTTGAGCCGCTCCCTCGCGCTGTGGTGCAGGCCTTTGCCACCCAGTTCTGCCAGACCCAACCCAACAAGCCTGAGATCCCAGAGGCAGACCTCTCCAGCGTCGACCCCATGCTGCAAAATGGCCTCATGCAGTTCCAGAGAGAGGGAGTCAA CTTTGCCGTGTCGCGGGAAGGCCGGCTGCTCCTGGCTGATGATATGGGCCTGGGGAAGACGGTCCAGGCAATCTGCATAGCAGCGTACTATAGGAAGGACTGGCCCCTGCTGGTGGTAACACCCTCTTCAGTCAGGTTCACCTGGGCTGAG GCATTTCAGAGGTGGATGCCCTCTGTGAAGGCTGACAGCATAAATGTTGTTGTCAAAAGCAAAGACAGTCTCACCTTGGGAATCATCAACATCATCAGTTATGACCTCCTCAGTAAGATGGACAAGCAGCTGCTGGGGACCTCCTTTAAAGTCATGATCATG gaTGAATCTCACTTTCTGAAGAACACAAAGACAGCACGATGTAAAGCTGCAATGCCTCTACTTAAG GTTGCAAAGAGGGTGATCCTTCTCTCAGGGACTCCAGCCATGTCCAGACCTGCAGAGCTCTACTCCCAAATAGCTATGGTCCGGCCCTCCTTCTTCCCGCGCTTCCATGAATTTGGGGTGCGCTACTGTGATGCCAAACAG TTGCCCTGGGGCTGGGATTACTCTGGCTCCTCGAACCTGTCCGAGCTCAGGCTGCTGTTGGAGGAGTCTTTGATGCTGCGCCGCCTCAAGTCTGATGTGCTGTCCCAGCTGCCAGCCAAGCAGCGCAAGGTCGTGACGGTGGCGCCCGACGGGATCAACGCCAAGACCAAGGCAGCGCTGGCCGCAGCTGCCAAGGACATGGCCAAGGGGCACAGAAAT AAGCAACAGGAGAAGGAAGCACTCCTGGTCTTCTACAACCAAACAGCAGAGGCTAAAGTTCGGGCAATCAT GGAGTACATAATGGACTTGCTGGAAAGTGGGAAGGAGAAGTTTTTGGTGTTTGCTCACCACAAGCTTGTCCTGGACAGCATAACCAAGGAGCTGGGGGAGAAG GGGATGAGTTATATCCGGATTGACGGCTCCACCCCCTCAGCTGATCGGCAGGCCCTCTGCCAGCAGTTCCAGTTCTCAGAAAAGAGCTGCGTGGCGGTTCTCTCCATCACTGCAGCAAACATGGGGCTGACTCTGTCTTCTGCCGACTTGGTGGTATTCGCTGAGCTCTTCTGGAATCCAGGG GTTCTGATCCAAGCAGAAGATCGCGTCCATCGAATTGGCCAGACCAGCAGTGTCAACATTCACTACCTTGTGGCTAAAGGGACGGCGGACGACTACCTCTG GCCCATGATCCAAGAGAAGATGAACGTCCTGGAGCAAGCCGGTCTGTCAGAAACCAATATCTTAGAGAATGCAGAGTCTGCCAGCTTCTACTGTAAG GATCCAAAGCAGAGGACAGTCCTGGACATGTTTCAGAGTTCCTTTGCAACAGAAGGGGATGATTTAGACGAGGCCATGCTCCTGGAAGCAGCCAGTGCATGGGAGGATCCCAACACAGGACTTGCTTTTCAAGACAGTGGAAGCAATTATTTAGAAAGCCCTAGCAAGAAGAGATGCATTGAAGACTATTTCGGCAAACAATAA